The proteins below are encoded in one region of Haladaptatus sp. R4:
- a CDS encoding ATP-binding protein, whose amino-acid sequence MSDLGDFSDFGSDSGDSSASEPTETDGETAENREGRRTTTEQSDDFDRMELDPVGDDHGIGSLAVSEGLSIGEESDDTCLRAYITAPNRGDVRIGKYLLVPYPDGEKLFCRITTLEYAQEFHSDDATEIHARRAMRNGSIDETDYKFMATLEPIAVLFADGDDLKRRMTDRVPKPETVVRQASEKGEIKTGLKIPEDGVFLGHLSVGGEKVRTAAQPPTIDYRVKDDYDSGDPLVFRHSLVAGGTGSGKTHGAKNILRQYLAEERTYPMDDGRNARMAVVQFDPQDEYAQMHDDNPDVTAEDERAWEREGVAHGGHDETVAFVPKVGGETYAASHHDAEQVEFTIPFSMVRGNQWLVAGASLNDNQYGALTHLLNRFFRERGDGGTYQEFLSFLDDPALREELDESGRVHEATFDAVKRRARSVPSSVFDQAADPITDLVPQFVRSGRLSVVPTYHLPSSRAKEMVVLAVSSLLIDEKLSNAPEYPTIKETPLLVGMDEAHNFLSDADSVQARKVIGKFTDAAKQGRKERLGLFLITQDPQDIHDAVFKQINTTVVLNLGDEDAIKSVNIPTTLEKKVPYMEKGQMVVYSPDNSEPVEITGLPKCVTRHGRD is encoded by the coding sequence ATGAGCGATTTGGGCGACTTCTCGGATTTCGGGAGCGACTCCGGCGATTCGTCGGCGTCGGAACCGACGGAAACGGACGGGGAGACTGCCGAAAACCGGGAAGGACGGCGTACGACGACGGAGCAGAGCGACGATTTCGATCGGATGGAACTCGACCCGGTCGGCGACGATCACGGTATCGGCAGTCTCGCCGTCTCCGAGGGACTCTCCATCGGCGAGGAGAGCGACGATACCTGCCTACGGGCGTACATCACCGCGCCGAACCGGGGCGACGTGCGGATCGGGAAGTACCTGCTCGTCCCCTACCCGGACGGCGAAAAGCTGTTCTGTCGCATCACGACGCTCGAATACGCACAGGAGTTCCACAGCGACGACGCCACCGAGATTCACGCCCGGCGCGCGATGCGCAACGGGTCGATAGACGAGACGGACTACAAGTTCATGGCGACGTTGGAGCCCATCGCGGTGCTCTTCGCGGACGGCGACGACCTGAAGCGGCGGATGACCGACCGCGTGCCGAAACCCGAGACGGTGGTTCGACAGGCCAGCGAGAAGGGAGAGATCAAGACGGGATTGAAGATTCCCGAGGACGGCGTCTTTCTGGGCCACCTCTCGGTCGGGGGCGAAAAGGTTCGGACGGCCGCCCAACCGCCGACCATCGACTACCGCGTGAAGGACGATTACGACTCGGGCGACCCGCTCGTCTTCCGGCACTCGCTCGTGGCGGGTGGCACCGGGTCGGGGAAGACCCACGGCGCGAAGAACATCCTCCGGCAGTACCTCGCCGAGGAACGGACGTATCCGATGGACGACGGGCGAAACGCCCGGATGGCTGTCGTGCAGTTCGACCCGCAGGACGAGTACGCCCAGATGCACGACGACAACCCGGACGTGACGGCCGAGGACGAACGCGCGTGGGAACGCGAGGGCGTCGCCCACGGCGGCCACGACGAGACGGTGGCGTTCGTCCCGAAAGTCGGCGGCGAGACGTATGCCGCGAGCCACCACGACGCCGAGCAGGTCGAGTTCACGATTCCGTTCTCGATGGTGCGGGGCAACCAGTGGCTCGTCGCGGGCGCGAGCCTCAACGACAACCAGTACGGCGCGCTGACACACCTGCTCAATCGATTCTTCCGAGAGCGCGGCGACGGCGGGACGTACCAGGAGTTCCTGAGTTTCCTCGACGACCCGGCGCTCCGCGAGGAACTGGACGAGAGCGGACGCGTGCACGAAGCGACGTTCGACGCCGTGAAGCGCCGCGCCCGTTCCGTTCCGAGCAGCGTGTTCGACCAAGCGGCGGACCCCATCACCGACCTCGTCCCGCAGTTCGTTCGCTCGGGACGGCTGTCGGTCGTGCCGACCTACCACCTGCCGTCGAGTCGGGCGAAGGAGATGGTCGTCCTCGCCGTGTCGAGCCTGCTCATCGACGAGAAGCTCTCGAACGCGCCGGAGTACCCGACCATCAAGGAGACCCCGCTCCTCGTCGGAATGGACGAGGCGCACAACTTCCTCTCGGACGCCGATAGTGTGCAGGCCCGGAAAGTCATCGGGAAGTTCACCGACGCGGCCAAACAGGGCCGCAAGGAGCGACTCGGGCTGTTCCTCATCACGCAGGACCCGCAGGACATCCACGACGCGGTGTTCAAGCAGATCAACACGACCGTCGTCCTGAACCTCGGCGACGAGGACGCCATCAAGAGCGTGAACATCCCGACAACGCTGGAGAAGAAGGTGCCGTACATGGAGAAGGGCCAGATGGTCGTCTACTCGCCGGACAACTCCGAACCCGTCGAAATCACCGGCCTGCCGAAGTGCGTCACCCGCCACGGCAGGGATTGA
- a CDS encoding universal stress protein, with product MVEKILVPIDGSEHATKALSYTFEEFPDAEVTVINVIDPIDVGYTSTVGMPGYSEEWYEDSKENAEELFAEAQEKADEYGTTLSTITDVGQPAQTIVTAAEDFDHVVMGSHGRSGVSRILLGSVAETVVRRSPVPVTVVR from the coding sequence ATGGTAGAGAAAATACTCGTTCCGATAGACGGTTCGGAGCACGCGACGAAGGCACTGTCGTACACGTTCGAGGAGTTCCCGGACGCGGAGGTCACCGTCATCAACGTCATCGACCCCATCGACGTCGGCTACACGTCGACGGTCGGAATGCCCGGTTACTCCGAGGAGTGGTACGAGGACTCGAAGGAGAACGCGGAGGAGTTGTTCGCGGAGGCACAGGAGAAGGCCGACGAGTACGGTACGACCCTCTCGACGATAACCGACGTCGGGCAACCCGCCCAAACCATCGTCACTGCCGCCGAGGACTTCGACCACGTCGTGATGGGCAGTCACGGCCGTTCGGGCGTCTCCAGAATCCTTCTCGGAAGCGTCGCGGAAACGGTCGTCCGACGGTCGCCGGTTCCCGTGACCGTCGTTCGGTAA
- a CDS encoding KaiC domain-containing protein gives MSDDDDWFEAALRDEEADDADEVDEANADKPDADEANVDGADADEPDAEEPNADETNADEPDADDPDESDVAAEPGTGAVTDSTDGAADSHPATSPEAESGDRPLFDDDFASAFASAPSMGGSEPDFGDDGGDFDGAAGGNAGAGGFDADEFGGGSGFDGGSGGFGGGPSSTDFDNEEFESAIPRIDIGIDGLDRMIQGGVPQHTLMVAIGNAGTGKTTFGLQFLNHALERGEKAVYVTLEESHQRIVDSATEKGWPYDEYVEDGTLAVVDLDPIEMANSLSSIRSELPELVRDFGATRLVLDSVSLLEMMYEEQATRRNEIYDFTRSLKEAGVTTMLTSEASDDNPYASRHGIIEYLTDAVFVLRYVRSEDEFIETRLAIEIQKIRDANHSRDIKPYDITDEGISVYQQANLF, from the coding sequence GTGAGCGACGACGACGATTGGTTCGAGGCCGCACTCCGAGATGAGGAGGCGGACGATGCGGATGAAGTGGATGAGGCAAACGCGGATAAACCGGACGCAGACGAAGCAAACGTGGACGGGGCGGACGCGGATGAACCGGACGCGGAGGAACCGAACGCGGACGAGACGAACGCGGATGAACCGGATGCGGACGACCCCGACGAATCGGACGTCGCTGCCGAACCGGGAACGGGGGCGGTGACCGACTCGACGGACGGTGCTGCCGACTCGCATCCTGCAACGTCGCCGGAGGCGGAGTCAGGCGATAGACCCCTGTTCGACGACGACTTCGCCAGTGCGTTCGCCTCGGCTCCAAGCATGGGCGGAAGCGAACCGGATTTCGGTGACGACGGAGGTGACTTCGACGGCGCGGCGGGCGGCAACGCCGGTGCCGGTGGATTCGACGCAGACGAATTCGGTGGCGGCAGTGGCTTCGATGGCGGGAGCGGCGGATTCGGCGGCGGCCCGTCCAGTACCGACTTCGACAACGAGGAGTTCGAGTCCGCGATTCCACGCATCGACATCGGGATCGACGGTCTCGACAGGATGATCCAGGGCGGCGTCCCCCAGCACACCCTGATGGTCGCGATCGGCAACGCGGGGACCGGAAAAACCACGTTCGGGCTTCAGTTCCTGAACCACGCCCTCGAACGCGGCGAGAAGGCGGTCTACGTCACGCTGGAGGAAAGCCACCAACGAATCGTGGACAGCGCGACCGAGAAAGGCTGGCCCTACGACGAGTACGTCGAAGATGGAACGCTCGCAGTCGTGGACTTGGACCCCATCGAGATGGCCAACTCGCTGTCGAGCATCCGCAGCGAGTTACCGGAACTCGTCCGCGATTTCGGCGCCACGCGCCTCGTCCTCGACTCCGTCTCGCTCCTCGAAATGATGTACGAGGAGCAGGCCACCCGCCGCAACGAGATTTACGACTTCACCCGCAGTCTCAAGGAAGCGGGCGTCACCACCATGCTCACGAGCGAGGCCAGCGACGACAACCCCTACGCCTCACGCCACGGCATCATCGAGTACCTCACCGACGCCGTGTTCGTCCTCCGCTACGTCCGAAGCGAGGACGAATTCATCGAAACCCGACTCGCCATCGAAATCCAAAAGATCCGCGACGCCAACCACTCCCGCGACATCAAACCCTACGACATCACGGACGAGGGAATCAGCGTCTACCAGCAGGCCAATCTGTTCTAG